In Rosa rugosa chromosome 4, drRosRugo1.1, whole genome shotgun sequence, the genomic stretch GGGCATTTGTTCTATCATTTGTACCGGCAGGGGATATTCAGGTGAATATATGAAGAGATTTTGTAGTGGCTGTGTGTATGTTTACAGTGTTTTTTTGATTGCGGGTTTTCGGGTGTTTTGTTGAGTAGTGAGGATCAGGCGAGGTTTTATACTGCTGAGATAGTGTCTGCTGTTTCACATCTTCACAAATGCGGGATTGTGCATCGGGACCTTAAGCCGGAAAATGTGCTCATGGATGCTGATGGGCATGTAATGGCTATGATTATTCACTTGCTTCTGTTGTAGGAACATGCATAGAAGTTGTTGTATAGTTTTTCTTGCTGGATGTTTATGTGACCTGAAACTGATACTTTTGATACAGGTGATGCTGACGGATTTTGGACTAGCAAAGGAAATTGATGAAGATAGCAGATCGAATTCAATGTGTGGAACCACCGAATACATGGCTCCTGAAATTCTGCTGTCTAAAGGCCACAACAAAGATGCTGATTGGTGGAGCATTGGTATACTTTTGTATGAGATGCTAAGTGGTCAGGTAAACCGTAGgcttaaccaaagaaaattgtAATTTCAAATTTGGAATGGTCCTCGTGGAATTCATTAGTAAGCAATGTTGATATTTAAATATTTTGATTAAAGCAATTCATATGACTAATTATTCTTTCAATAGTGTGTTTATTGATAAATACTGAAGAAGCTTGGGAACTCTACCTATCCAAAGGGCCTCTCcttttgttcttgttcttctaaGATGTGACTTGGTAAAACGTGTTTAACAACTGACATAGTTAGTACCCTGCTAATATACGAGTCCTAGTTAAATTTATGGTCTGCATGTTGCCAACAGTCTTAGCCTGCATTCTAAAGTTCCTAGCTTTTTACCTGCCACAACGAAAATTTGTGTGTTCTCCTGGAAAATATAATAATAGACGACACAGTAAACGAAATCATTCGGTTATATGGATTTATGGTTTCATGGGTACTTATCTTGACAAAAGTTTGACATGTTTtactattttttctctctctgaaCTCTGTGTTCCTATTTTTTGCTGATTATCTCTGTCTTATGTATATTGtttaaacaaattttttttccccCCTTTCTGCAGCCACCATTTACGCATGCAAATAGAAAGAAACTTCAGGAGAGAATCATCAGAGAGAAAGTTAAACTTCCACCTTACCTTACCACTGAAGCTCACTCTTTGCTCAAAGGAGTCAGTACATGCTTCCCTGATCTTCTCCTTCCTAATCTTTTTCATTTTGTTGAATGAACCGCTAGAAACAATGGAAAACTTCTCTTTATTTTTGCAGTTGCTACAAAAGGAACCATCCCAAAGGTTAGGCAGTGGCCCCAGTGGAGGTGATAATGTCAAAAGTCATAAATGGTTTAAAACAATCAACTGGAAGAAGTTGGAGGCCAGAGAACTGCTCCCAAAGTTCAAGCCAGATGTGACTGGAAAAGAATGCACGGCCAATTTTGACCGGTGCTGGACAACAATGCCTCTAGATGACTCACCAGCTCCTACACCAACAGCGGGTGAGCATTTTCAGGGATATACTTATGTGGCACCTAACACTTGGCTTTCATCTGTATAAAATGAAGGCTACTGCTAGAAAGGAACGAATTGGGAAATTAAGATAACAAAAAGCTAAATGCAGAAAAGATGATTTAAATCATGGCCCCTTCCAAATTGACTTGCGTGTAAGTTTTGACTTGAGTATATGTTTAACAGCTTCAGTCATAtacattttattgatttattctACTCTTATTGATGAATAAATTCATGTTTTAAGTCATATACATTTTATGGATTTATTCTACTCTTATTGATGAATAAATTCATGTATTAAGCTATGTGCTTATGTCATTTCTGGTTCTGCTTTACCCTGATTAAGAAGCTACAATGTAATACATCCTTTTCAGTTCATCTTCAGTTTTAGGCTTGAAAGTTACACCTGTTCTAGTTAGTAGCAAACAAATTAGAACTGATATACTCAAACTTTGTATTATGTAAGATGAAGACTCAAATGTGCCGGCCTTTTAtctcttttgattgttgatgaGGTCCTTATTCTAGAAATGGTGTATGGTTCATTGAAGTTATAATTAGATTCATAAGATATATCTGTGGATTCATGTGAAAACTTACTGATTCATTGGATCGATGGTATCTGTGAATCTGTGATCTAACAAAATATTCCAATTTCCTAGAAGTTTATGTTTTCCATTCTCAAATTTCTTGTTAGCCTTGTTATCACCGGTAAGACGTATATGCAAATTctattgaaaaacataaatgaTAGTTTCCTTTTCATAACACAGCCATCTTCAAAATCTCCTGCTTGCAAAATCGCATTGCAAATTTTATGGCATAAGATCAGAAACAATTTACTTCCTGTGAAAGAGGCTTATCAGATTCAAATATCATATAATGCCAATTTAGTACAACTTGAATTTTCTTATTTCCTCAAATGTGATCACCTTCGATTCCAAAACGATTCAATTATCTAATTCTGACTTCTGAAGTTGATGAAACTTACTATATACAAGAAAACCAACAAATTACAAATTTTAAAAAAGATGAAGTCATACAAACAGTCACTCGGTCTTAAAACAACAATTACACGCAATGAAACATGTCTTATTTCAAACTCCAACATTATGAGTTCGGGTCCCAAACAAATGCAGTACAGTGCGCAGCTACACTTGTAATTCATTCTGAATCACCTCCGGTGACGGCATGCTCTTTTTACAACTCTTCAAATCCACAACTTGATTATATCACCTAACAGAAAAACGAAATAAGACATTAAGAAGGGTGAAGTTTAGGAAATGTGGACTCTGTTCTAAATGAGAAATTTGGATTCCCAATCTTTTGGTCAGAGTAGACGAGTAGTAAAGTGAGAATACAAGATGCTCAATCAAATGCAGTTACGGCGAGAAATAATTTGTTTTCGATCATGTATACTTAATTAATTGTACTAAAAGATTGAGCATATCAGAGAGAGTAAATCAAGAAACTGACGGATAGAATGTATTAAATCTAATACAAATAATAAAGAGCTTATGAGACAAAGAACTGCAAACAATTTATGATAAGCATCACAGTAAGTGGAACAAACAATTTGTTACCTAATCATCGATATCATCGGCACCTTCATCCTCAGAGTCATCAAATATAATTTCTGGGACATGCTTGATCTTGGACCAATCCTCTCCTGTTTCCCTTTGGCATCTTTTTCTCAATTCAGGACACCCAGCAATGCTCAATTCTCTCAAGGCAGTGAGGCAATGCATCCCTTGCGGCAAAGCAGACAATTTGGGGCAATTCCAAATCCTCAGTTGCTCCAGCGATGTGAGGTTTTGCAACCAAATCCTCTGATTATCATGCTCTGTAAAGTGTCTGCAGAATCTTGAATCCAATTGGGCAAAGCCTTCAAATCTGATTGGCCGACTAGGAAGGATCTGAGACCATTGATGCCTTCTCCCGACCTCATTAACTCAAGCTTCTTACAATTGGCGATCACCAAAGTATGTAACGCAGTCAAGTTCTGGCAAGGACTCCAGATTTCCACAGTTCAAAATCTCCAGTTGACGAAGGTTAGTGAGGTACTCGATCTCTTCGCCCAGAGATTTCAGATTCGCACAACTCCCAATCAATAAGGATTGAAGTACAGTGAGGCGTCTAAATACTCCTTTCGGAAAATACATCTGCTGTGTAGTTATATCCAAAAATCTAAGGTTGATCAGGTTCCCTATGCCTTTGGGTAACTCCTCAAGTGCATCACAACGGTCAAGGCTTAAGAACTGCAAATTCAAGAGCTTGCAAATGGAACTagtgatagctaaatttataagctattgattttccttattcacacttaagattgtcaattgtagcaagggtaaacaagggtctttcccgcagaggactaaggttataactactcaaaacaatgtcacaaaagtgaccactgttcctagcgaacagcaatcgaaaacctaatctaaactactcagaaaattacgaaaatttacagagatacactagacacacagggcgtcttgcacacaaaatttggtattattcggAATTGATTTACTATTCTAAACAAATACGAAAATATAGAGTACAGAagctgaaaataacaaaaactggttttaagatggtttgaaaacaatatgatgaagatagttagggaagatgcatccaccccggacaatcacacacaagataatttgttcaatcctaattcaattaatctagatgaagatgctcaggttggctcggtacgcttgaacacaacctattaccctttcttacttcgtacgctaggcaggaagtgctctacacctagactattcccaagcaatgcaacctaaaggtacgcttattagattaaacatgcagagatcattaaggtctaaaagagtttgagacatcactaggcatcgcaataaacttagcgccttgctaaacctaggacttagtttacttgatagtgaaaactaacaattgcttctctagaaggtttgaggaatccaactattgatccaggcatcaaacaatcaaagcggtagaaccctaacatgcatactaagcgtgcactcaaagcatacaagcaagaattcatcaatggaaaagcagtaaacaaaagtctcatcttgaattaaaagaaaataaaatcaaaggtcaaatcatcttgtagttcatgtctaggggcttcaagcagccccctaactaataaaaactagttaaacatagaagaaacaaaacaaactaaagaaggggaggcagagagagcgagagctgctgcagaatcatctccttttatatggttagaggttgcctccatctttcttgttgtgtaggaaatccaaaacttaaaagaattagggttagcgtgcttaggtggagttttcctattggctcttgaacttgatgactcattccaaccattcacatcatgccatttgtctatattgagctgatatatgaagcacaaactcgtcctcgggcttttcggtgtgatttgggcttcgaaacataaattcccgtccaacctcagattcacgcgcagcctgaccttcttgtactaaatcagccataacttcttctagaaaaatgatattgacaagccgtaaaaagatctggaaactagacatctggagctttccatcaatataaagatcatcctctggatcgttctgagctggtctcagtgctctgtcgaagttaactgatctgcacaggcagatttcccgattttgcatttcaatccctcttttacttcttttctccttct encodes the following:
- the LOC133745499 gene encoding serine/threonine-protein kinase AtPK2/AtPK19-like, whose translation is MVSSSQNNNKTLHSLLATKLTKLTIPPSSSSPPQDFDFNDVFGPPTASNDGGASTSYSPSLLVIHNRSHSFVGPSPRFTPTSSSSLLPFTAADSDSEEDENDAVSETVKDEESAVRKFGPWDFEILRVVGKGAFGKVFQVRKKSSDGDEDGDGLYAMKVMRKETVIKKNHVDYMKAERDILTKVVHPFIVQLRYSFQTKCKLYLIMDFMNGGHLFYHLYRQGIFSEDQARFYTAEIVSAVSHLHKCGIVHRDLKPENVLMDADGHVMLTDFGLAKEIDEDSRSNSMCGTTEYMAPEILLSKGHNKDADWWSIGILLYEMLSGQPPFTHANRKKLQERIIREKVKLPPYLTTEAHSLLKGLLQKEPSQRLGSGPSGGDNVKSHKWFKTINWKKLEARELLPKFKPDVTGKECTANFDRCWTTMPLDDSPAPTPTAGEHFQGYTYVAPNTWLSSV